CTGCCGCTCGGTATAGCCGTCCAAGTCTGCTTTGAACTGGGATAACAGTGAAATCGGCATGTCCAACCTCCTTCGATTTGATTCTCTATCCAGTATAACACGGGGGCATCAGCTGATTTTTTCAACTCCATGTCACATTAGTTTCTCTTAGGAGCGGGTATTTCTAAAAGGAACAACGATCTCTTTTGGCGAATGGGACAGGAGGACAAATCATGGGGGGGATACGTATGTCACAGTGGCTCGATTGGGCCAAGCGGCTACAGGCGCTGTCACAGGCTGGCTTGACGTTTACGAAAGACGAGTTCGATCGAGAACGTTACCTCGAACTCCAACGAATCGCGACCGAGATGTTCGAGCAACAATCTAATCTTGCTTTGCATGAAATCACCGAATTGACCCACGTCGATGGTTATCCGACACCGAAGCTCGACGTCCGAGGCGTCGTCTTCAAGGATGACGCAGTGTTACTCGTCAAGGAAAGGTCAGACGGACTTTGGACGCTTCCGGGTGGCTTTTGTGAGATCGGACTGTCCCCGGCAGAGAACATCATCAAAGAGATCGAGGAAGAGGCCGGTTTCGATGTCGCACCGATTCGGCTGCTTGCTTTGTTCGACATGCATCATCACGACCATCCGCCGTTGTCGCAGCATTACTATAAACTGTTTATCGAATGCGAGTTGATTGGTGGAGAGGCGCAAATTAGTCATGAGACGAGCGAGGTTGCGTTCTTTACACGAGACGCCTTACCACCTTTGTCACTTGCGCGGAACACGCGAGAGCAGCTCTATATGTGTTTTGAGGCCCGTTGGCAAGAAGATTGGACCACGTTATTCGATTAAGGGGAGGGGATTCCATGAAAGTCACACGTTTTGATCACGTCCATCAACTGACGTTTTTCGCACCCATCTTACCAATCAACGTCCAACTGATTGAACGTGAGCTCGGGCTTGTCTTGATCGATACAGGGCTCGCGCAGAACGCGGAATCGATTTTAGCGTATATCGAGACGTTCGAACGCCCGCTTCTCGCTATCTTGTTGACGCATGCCCATGGGGATCATGTCGGCGGTGTCGATACGATTTTGAAAGCCCATCCTCATGCCGAGCTGTACGTCTCGAGGCGCGACGCCCGTCTCCTTGAAGGGGACCGGACGACTGACTCGGACGAGCGGGCTCTCAAACTGAAGGGTTCTCTCCCGAAAATCCACTCCTTGCCGGATAAATTGCTTGACCCAGGTGAGCGGCTGTTCGGCTTACGGGTCTATCCGGCAGCGGGTCATACCCCTGGTTCGATTGCTTTTTTCGATGAGAAAGAGCGGATTTTGTTTGCGGGAGATGCATTTCAGACGCGTGGGGGAGTCGCCGTGGCAGGGGACGTCCGTCCGTTGTTCCCGCTGCCGGGTATCGCGACATGGGATAAGCGTGCAGCGTTAGAGCATGCGGAGAAGTTGATCGATCTCGCACCACAACGTACGTTCGTCGGTCATGGGCAACCAGTCGCCGGGACACATCGGCTCTATTTGGCACTGAAGCGGGCCAAACGCAAGCAAGCACGTCTATTTTTACGATAATCCGGGGGTGCTCACAGGTGGAATTACGCGAGATTCAGACGACAGATTATCAACTGGCCGAGCAAATGCTCGAGATTCAACGAAACGCTTATGCGGTCGAGGCCGAGCTAATCGGCTTCGATGAGATCCCAGCGCGTTATGAGACGGTCGAGGTGATCCAGAATCTGCCCGGTACGAGCTACGGTTTGTATAACGACGGGCTGTTGATCGGCTTTATCACGATTGAAGCGGCTGAGAACACGGTCGAGGTCACAAAACTGTGCATCGATCCTAGATATTTCAGGGCGAGACTTGCGACGACGTTGCTCGAACACGTGCTCAGCTTGCACGAGGACAAACTCGTCTATGTGCACACCGGCAAACATAATGGACCGGCCAAGAAACTGTACACGAAGCTCGGGTTCGAACCAAGCGCCGAGTTCGAACCGGAACCAGGTGTCACTTTGATTCGTTTTACACGATCTTGAATCCCTTTTCTCAAATTTCAAATTCCGTCTCACTACTTTAAGTATACTAAAGGATTGAGACGGAATTTTATTTTTACTGATAATATATGTTATGTTAACTAAGAAAAAAATAGAGAAAATCGATGTCAGATGTGACGTCTCTCCTCTCGAAAAAAATCAGAATATCTTGTACCAATACAACGTCATATCGATGTTCGGATTGCCGGTCTGTTTGAGCGTATCGACACCGCCGAGCGCGAACCCTTCTTTCGCATAAAATCGACACGCGATCACGTTATCGTTCTGTGCTTCGAGCGACAATCCAAGCAACGAGTGCTCGTTTGCCCACGGCTCTGCAACTTGCATCAGCAAATGGCCAATCCCGCGGTGTCGATCGCTATTACGGACCGCGATGTTCTCGATATACGCAAAACGGTTCCAGTCTTTCACCACACGGATTTGTCCGATACATGTCGTCTCGTCGAACGCCAAGAATACTTGTTTGTCTTCACTGTTGATGTATTCATGCCAGTCCAGCAAATCGTCTGGAAAGCTTGTCACACGGGCTTTCTCATATAACTGTTCCTCATACGTCCAAACTCCGTCACAAAAGCTCGGAATGATTTTCCCGATGATTGGAAACGGATTATTGGCTTCGTTCACGACGCTGATGGAATACTCATCTAACGGTTTGATCGAGATGTTCGGGGCTTCTTCCATTGCATCTTTCTCCCTTCATATGTAATGACCGCTCCATGCCAGAACCAAATGGTCTCACTAGACTAGCCATAAAGTGGCGATCATGAAATCAAAGTCGGTGGTTCTGTCGACAACACTTCAATTATATCATTTGATGTCAGGAACACGTAACGCTGAATATTATAAACCGTTTCGTAAATGTTTGTTGATTCTTCAGCTAACCATTTTAAATAGCTGGAATCGGTCACTTTAAAGAGTGTCCAGTCGCCAAAAAAATCAGGGTCATGATGTTTGTATAAATGTTCTAGCGTTCTAATAAGCGTTCCTTCGTCTGTATGTCGATACGACGATACAAGTCCGTCAAACAAGAATGTATGTGTGTTTTCATGCGCATCGGTAAACATGAGTCTTAATCCGTCTTTATCATCAATTAGCGCCTGCAGATATAGTTTATCCGGTATCTCTGGATTGGCGGTCCATCTTTCCCATTTCTCCATGTGTGCCCTCCTCTCCTCATTTTGATATGTTCCAAATAATCCTTCACTATCTATCATACGTTAATTAATGACGTTCACATGCGTGGGAGTCGGCTGATCAACACGATGATATCTTCGCTTAAACCGTATTGTTCAAACCGACATCCATTCATCTGTTTCACCACAATTAATAAACTGTGTCATTCGATTGAATCCTTCATTCATCAACATGTTAGCGCTTAATGGATTAATGTTTCAAATATAACATTAAGACTGTTTATACGCTCTTAGGAGTTGCCTGTAAGCGTATGTCATGCTATTTTTAGACAGATGATAACTTAAGGAGGAACTTGAATGAAACGTATGACAAAAGGTTTGGCAGCATCCCTATTATTGGCTGTCCCGCTCGCGGCGTGTGGTGATTCTAGCACCGATCAGGCCGAAACTTCGCGCTGGAACGAAACCAAAGAAGACGGTACGCTCACGGTCGGTACGGCCGGTACGCTCTATCCGGCCTCGTTCCGTGAAGAAGATAGCGATACGTTGACGGGGTTTGACGTCGAGCTCATGAAAGAGGTCGGGAAACGTCTTGACCTTGAGGTCCAATTCAAAGAGATGGCGTTCGACAACATGTTGACGAGCGTCCAAAACGGACAAGTCGACGTCGCAGCGAACGATATCTCGGTCACAGAGGACCGGAAAGAGAAGTTCGCCTTCTCAACACCGTACAAGTACACGTACGGGACGGCCATCGTTCGCAAGAGCGATTTGTCTGGCATCGAGTCAATCGAGGACTTGAAAGGCAAAAAGGCCGCTGGTGAAGCGACAACCGTCTTTATGGACGTGGCACGTCAATACGGGGCGGAGGAAGTCATCTATGACAACGCGACGAACGACCAGTACCTTCGTGACGTCTCGACAGGACGGACCGACGTCATCTTGAACGACTACTATCTTCAGACACTCGCCCTCGCCTTCTTCCCGGACTTCGATATCACGATCCACCCGGATATCGCTTATAACCCACAGGAAGTCGCGTTCTTGATGGACAAAGAGAATGCAGAGCTCCAAGAGAACATCGACCGCGTCCTTGGCGAGATGCTTGAAGACGGCACGGTGAAAGAG
This sequence is a window from Exiguobacterium mexicanum. Protein-coding genes within it:
- a CDS encoding MBL fold metallo-hydrolase, producing the protein MKVTRFDHVHQLTFFAPILPINVQLIERELGLVLIDTGLAQNAESILAYIETFERPLLAILLTHAHGDHVGGVDTILKAHPHAELYVSRRDARLLEGDRTTDSDERALKLKGSLPKIHSLPDKLLDPGERLFGLRVYPAAGHTPGSIAFFDEKERILFAGDAFQTRGGVAVAGDVRPLFPLPGIATWDKRAALEHAEKLIDLAPQRTFVGHGQPVAGTHRLYLALKRAKRKQARLFLR
- a CDS encoding GNAT family N-acetyltransferase produces the protein MEEAPNISIKPLDEYSISVVNEANNPFPIIGKIIPSFCDGVWTYEEQLYEKARVTSFPDDLLDWHEYINSEDKQVFLAFDETTCIGQIRVVKDWNRFAYIENIAVRNSDRHRGIGHLLMQVAEPWANEHSLLGLSLEAQNDNVIACRFYAKEGFALGGVDTLKQTGNPNIDMTLYWYKIF
- a CDS encoding transporter substrate-binding domain-containing protein; translated protein: MKRMTKGLAASLLLAVPLAACGDSSTDQAETSRWNETKEDGTLTVGTAGTLYPASFREEDSDTLTGFDVELMKEVGKRLDLEVQFKEMAFDNMLTSVQNGQVDVAANDISVTEDRKEKFAFSTPYKYTYGTAIVRKSDLSGIESIEDLKGKKAAGEATTVFMDVARQYGAEEVIYDNATNDQYLRDVSTGRTDVILNDYYLQTLALAFFPDFDITIHPDIAYNPQEVAFLMDKENAELQENIDRVLGEMLEDGTVKELSETFYNGADVSVEPDVDATIVELD
- a CDS encoding NUDIX hydrolase gives rise to the protein MGGIRMSQWLDWAKRLQALSQAGLTFTKDEFDRERYLELQRIATEMFEQQSNLALHEITELTHVDGYPTPKLDVRGVVFKDDAVLLVKERSDGLWTLPGGFCEIGLSPAENIIKEIEEEAGFDVAPIRLLALFDMHHHDHPPLSQHYYKLFIECELIGGEAQISHETSEVAFFTRDALPPLSLARNTREQLYMCFEARWQEDWTTLFD
- a CDS encoding GNAT family N-acetyltransferase, whose amino-acid sequence is MELREIQTTDYQLAEQMLEIQRNAYAVEAELIGFDEIPARYETVEVIQNLPGTSYGLYNDGLLIGFITIEAAENTVEVTKLCIDPRYFRARLATTLLEHVLSLHEDKLVYVHTGKHNGPAKKLYTKLGFEPSAEFEPEPGVTLIRFTRS